One window from the genome of Bacillus rossius redtenbacheri isolate Brsri chromosome 10, Brsri_v3, whole genome shotgun sequence encodes:
- the LOC134535698 gene encoding uncharacterized protein LOC134535698 isoform X2: MEAKENTCSAKKPRNKNLSPEEKIVLLDLVTEHFNIIENKRTDAVTQQNKLKQWQIIASSFNCVSGVHHRSADNLKSVWENLKKTTRKQYADEKVQMVTGTGGGPPTKCTNDPILGRVYTLIKPVVKGHNNIFDSDSDAVMVNTLQCISESNNTEENAVVELEIGSMVDIATLETQTSTLLNGDWSHYTPSMLRGPICPALVPKNNASSTSSVSPVIFPCIKETVMVSTEQGNCESTSRDHIPDNSNNVAKSVLECQLPNIAGKSSWTQRRRPKLQSSKNNEISALHKAKIELIELCKKYATEENEAMKELRQVRLQQEQERLNHEKLQTEFMTLQIKKLKKELDGL; this comes from the exons ATGGAAGCTAAAGAAAACACTTGTTCCGCCAAAAAACCACGAAATAAGAATTTATCACcagaagaaaaaattgttttgttagatTTGGTGACAGAACATTTTAACATAATTGAAAATAAGCGCACGGATGCAGTAACACAACAGAACAAATTGAAACAGTGGCAAATTATTGCAAGTAGTTTCAACTGTGTGTCAGGAGTCCATCACAGGTCTGCAGATAACCTGAAATCTGTTTGGGAAAATCTGAAGAAGACGACACGGAAACAGTATGCAGACGAAAAAGTTCAGATGGTAACTGGGACAG GTGGAGGACCCCCCACAAAGTGTACAAATGACCCTATTTTGGGCCGCGTATATACTTTAATAAAACCTGTAGTTAAAGGACACAATAATATCTTTGACTCAGACTCAGATGCAGTAATGGTCAATACATTACAATGCATAA GTGAATCAAACAACACAGAAGAAAATGCAGTCGTAGAGCTGGAAATAGGTTCGATGGTGGACATTGCTACCCTGGAGACTCAAACTAGT acaCTTCTTAATGGAGACTGGTCCCACTACACTCCCTCAATGCTCAGAGGCCCCATATGTCCTGCTCTTGTACCAAAAAATAATGCCAGTTCAACATCATCAGTTTCACCAGTGATATTCCCTTGTATCAAAGAAACGGTTATGGTAAGCACTGAGCAAGgcaactgtgaaagtacttcaagAGACCATATTCCCGATAATAGTAACAATGTTGCAAAATCAGTCCTTGAGTGTCAGTTGCCAAACATCGCGGGGAAGTCTTCCTGGACTCAGAGACGGCGGCCAAAATTGCAGTCCAGCAAGAACAATGAAATAAGTGCCCTCCATAAAGCTAAAATTGAACTAATTGAATTATGTAAGAAATATGCAACAGAAGAAAATGAAGCTATGAAAGAACTGCGTCAAGTGAGATTGCAACAAGAACAAGAAAGGCTGAATCATGAAAAGCTACAGACTGAATTTATGACTCTACagattaaaaaactaaagaaagaaTTGGatggtttataa
- the LOC134535698 gene encoding uncharacterized protein LOC134535698 isoform X1, giving the protein MEAKENTCSAKKPRNKNLSPEEKIVLLDLVTEHFNIIENKRTDAVTQQNKLKQWQIIASSFNCVSGVHHRSADNLKSVWENLKKTTRKQYADEKVQMVTGTGMFCIKIFSTCITKCNILFCDLLYKVKGSGLIYFYKWQCTLTINLIKLNTLFFSGGGPPTKCTNDPILGRVYTLIKPVVKGHNNIFDSDSDAVMVNTLQCISESNNTEENAVVELEIGSMVDIATLETQTSTLLNGDWSHYTPSMLRGPICPALVPKNNASSTSSVSPVIFPCIKETVMVSTEQGNCESTSRDHIPDNSNNVAKSVLECQLPNIAGKSSWTQRRRPKLQSSKNNEISALHKAKIELIELCKKYATEENEAMKELRQVRLQQEQERLNHEKLQTEFMTLQIKKLKKELDGL; this is encoded by the exons ATGGAAGCTAAAGAAAACACTTGTTCCGCCAAAAAACCACGAAATAAGAATTTATCACcagaagaaaaaattgttttgttagatTTGGTGACAGAACATTTTAACATAATTGAAAATAAGCGCACGGATGCAGTAACACAACAGAACAAATTGAAACAGTGGCAAATTATTGCAAGTAGTTTCAACTGTGTGTCAGGAGTCCATCACAGGTCTGCAGATAACCTGAAATCTGTTTGGGAAAATCTGAAGAAGACGACACGGAAACAGTATGCAGACGAAAAAGTTCAGATGGTAACTGGGACAGGtatgttttgtataaaaatattttcaacttgtattacaaaatgtaacattttattttgtgacttACTATACAAAGTGAAAGGAAgtggtttaatatatttttacaaatggcAATGTACATtgacaattaatttaattaaattgaataCATTGTTTTTTTCAGGTGGAGGACCCCCCACAAAGTGTACAAATGACCCTATTTTGGGCCGCGTATATACTTTAATAAAACCTGTAGTTAAAGGACACAATAATATCTTTGACTCAGACTCAGATGCAGTAATGGTCAATACATTACAATGCATAA GTGAATCAAACAACACAGAAGAAAATGCAGTCGTAGAGCTGGAAATAGGTTCGATGGTGGACATTGCTACCCTGGAGACTCAAACTAGT acaCTTCTTAATGGAGACTGGTCCCACTACACTCCCTCAATGCTCAGAGGCCCCATATGTCCTGCTCTTGTACCAAAAAATAATGCCAGTTCAACATCATCAGTTTCACCAGTGATATTCCCTTGTATCAAAGAAACGGTTATGGTAAGCACTGAGCAAGgcaactgtgaaagtacttcaagAGACCATATTCCCGATAATAGTAACAATGTTGCAAAATCAGTCCTTGAGTGTCAGTTGCCAAACATCGCGGGGAAGTCTTCCTGGACTCAGAGACGGCGGCCAAAATTGCAGTCCAGCAAGAACAATGAAATAAGTGCCCTCCATAAAGCTAAAATTGAACTAATTGAATTATGTAAGAAATATGCAACAGAAGAAAATGAAGCTATGAAAGAACTGCGTCAAGTGAGATTGCAACAAGAACAAGAAAGGCTGAATCATGAAAAGCTACAGACTGAATTTATGACTCTACagattaaaaaactaaagaaagaaTTGGatggtttataa